A single Methylobacterium sp. 17Sr1-1 DNA region contains:
- a CDS encoding glycoside hydrolase family 15 protein — translation MHDPDARPYQPIEAYGLISNCHGCALVARDGSIDWACLDRFDAPPVFSRLLDRRRGGFFALAPEGPFESARLYLPGTNILETTFTCAAGAATVHDFMLAPEPGRVLPCLVRLVSGVSGEVPMRAVYRPLAGFSKTFSALEAVPGGVGAAGLPDLIADLPVAIEGSDAVARFTVAHGGEQAFALYPGGATERDSLHPRALMETARRAWTGWSAGAAYDGPLSDQLLRSALTLKALTYAPSGAIVAAATTSLPEEIGGIRNWDYRFCWIRDACLSFYVLKKFGMVAEAEAFFRFVGSLAERDEGGLRPLYAIAGETDLTEHEAAHFEGWRGSAPVRYGNEAAEQHQSDAYGQVLDLLHLYRSLGGTIPEAMARQAVRLADFAAAHWHETDAGLWEPRKPEEHYLHAAIMNWVAVDRAIRLFGERPHWCAARDAIVARVNGEGVHERDGYYPQYIGGDDPDAALLIAPMVGFPVDEAVLSRTVEVVIARLGHGPLVYRYRNDDGLPGHEGTFLICAFWLVDALVWLGRTEEAQTRFDALRALQNDLGLYAEEVAEDRTFLGNFPQAFSHLAFIHSALVLDLAAQGGRAAVAGTYADRTLRETRWRRVPWIVPPAPPA, via the coding sequence ATGCACGATCCGGACGCGCGTCCCTACCAGCCCATCGAAGCCTACGGCCTCATCAGCAACTGCCACGGCTGCGCCCTCGTCGCCCGCGACGGCTCGATCGACTGGGCCTGCCTCGACCGGTTCGATGCGCCCCCGGTCTTCTCCCGCCTGCTCGACCGCCGGCGCGGCGGCTTCTTCGCGCTGGCGCCCGAGGGACCGTTCGAGAGCGCCCGGCTCTACCTGCCGGGCACCAACATCCTCGAGACCACCTTCACCTGCGCCGCCGGAGCGGCGACGGTGCACGACTTCATGCTCGCGCCCGAACCGGGCCGGGTGCTGCCCTGCCTGGTGCGCCTGGTCTCGGGCGTATCGGGCGAGGTTCCGATGCGGGCGGTCTACCGGCCCCTGGCGGGCTTCTCGAAGACCTTTTCCGCGCTCGAGGCGGTCCCGGGCGGCGTCGGCGCCGCGGGGCTGCCCGACCTGATCGCCGATCTGCCGGTCGCGATCGAGGGATCCGATGCGGTGGCACGGTTCACCGTCGCGCATGGAGGCGAGCAGGCCTTCGCGCTCTATCCGGGCGGGGCGACGGAGCGCGATTCCCTCCACCCCCGTGCGCTGATGGAGACCGCACGGAGGGCCTGGACCGGCTGGTCGGCAGGGGCGGCCTATGACGGGCCGCTCAGCGACCAGCTCCTGCGCAGCGCGCTGACTCTCAAGGCCCTGACCTACGCGCCCTCGGGCGCCATCGTGGCGGCGGCCACCACCTCGCTGCCGGAGGAGATCGGCGGCATCCGCAACTGGGATTACCGGTTCTGCTGGATCCGCGACGCCTGCCTGTCCTTCTACGTGCTGAAGAAGTTCGGCATGGTGGCGGAGGCGGAGGCGTTCTTCCGCTTCGTCGGCAGCCTCGCCGAGCGCGACGAGGGGGGCCTGCGCCCCCTCTACGCCATCGCCGGCGAGACCGACCTGACCGAGCACGAGGCCGCCCATTTCGAGGGCTGGCGCGGCAGCGCCCCGGTCCGCTACGGCAACGAGGCGGCCGAGCAGCACCAGAGCGACGCCTACGGGCAGGTGCTCGACCTGCTGCACCTGTACCGGAGCCTCGGCGGCACGATCCCCGAGGCGATGGCGCGCCAGGCGGTGCGCCTCGCCGATTTCGCCGCGGCCCACTGGCACGAGACGGATGCCGGCCTGTGGGAGCCGCGCAAACCCGAGGAGCACTACCTGCACGCCGCGATCATGAACTGGGTCGCGGTCGACCGCGCGATCCGGCTGTTCGGCGAGCGGCCGCACTGGTGCGCGGCGCGGGACGCCATCGTCGCCCGGGTCAACGGCGAGGGGGTGCACGAACGGGACGGCTACTACCCGCAATATATCGGCGGCGACGATCCCGACGCCGCTCTCCTGATCGCCCCGATGGTCGGCTTCCCGGTCGACGAGGCGGTGTTGTCCCGCACGGTCGAGGTGGTGATCGCGCGCCTCGGCCACGGTCCGCTCGTCTACCGCTACCGCAACGACGACGGTTTGCCGGGCCACGAGGGCACCTTCCTGATCTGCGCCTTCTGGCTCGTCGACGCCCTCGTCTGGCTCGGCCGGACCGAGGAGGCGCAGACCCGCTTCGACGCCTTGCGCGCGCTGCAGAACGACCTCGGCCTCTACGCCGAGGAGGTGGCGGAGGACCGCACCTTCCTCGGCAACTTCCCGCAGGCCTTCAGCCACCTCGCCTTCATCCACAGCGCCCTCGTCCTCGACCTCGCGGCCCAGGGCGGCCGGGCGGCGGTGGCCGGCACCTACGCCGACCGCACCTTGCGCGAGACGCGCTGGCGCCGGGTGCCGTGGATCGTGCCGCCGGCGCCTCCGGCCTAA
- a CDS encoding ABC transporter substrate-binding protein produces MIKGLGRTGLAVVLALASFGPARAGDAQAAAPITNQITWSVYDAAPFMMTEGPDRDAGIFDRIRGLLSARLTGYIHSTLTVPFPRIVTSLKNGEEWCFVGGVRTPEREAFAVFSRPVAMFYPLRVVIHVPQRARFAGLEPLSLRGLLSEHRDLRTSMLRNRAMAPAVDALLRQYPPGQTHSEFGEAFRMLLNDRLDYLVEFSSIAAYNARQLGRPDAFLGLPFAEGPEPVFARVMCAGTPWGREVVARIDAVLAEERPGPAYRGIVEAWTAPEDLPRIRAVYDDFLASD; encoded by the coding sequence ATGATCAAGGGACTCGGTCGGACAGGCTTGGCCGTCGTGCTCGCCCTGGCATCCTTCGGTCCGGCACGGGCCGGGGACGCGCAGGCCGCCGCACCGATCACGAATCAGATCACCTGGTCTGTCTATGACGCCGCGCCGTTCATGATGACCGAGGGTCCGGACCGCGACGCCGGCATCTTCGACCGGATCCGCGGCCTGCTGAGCGCCCGGCTGACCGGCTACATCCATTCCACGCTGACGGTTCCATTTCCGCGCATCGTCACCTCGCTCAAGAACGGCGAGGAATGGTGCTTCGTCGGCGGCGTGAGGACACCCGAGCGCGAGGCCTTCGCGGTGTTCTCGCGGCCGGTGGCGATGTTCTACCCGCTGCGCGTCGTGATCCACGTCCCCCAGCGCGCCCGCTTCGCAGGCCTGGAGCCCCTGTCCCTGCGCGGCCTGCTGAGCGAGCACCGCGACCTGCGCACCAGCATGCTGCGCAACCGCGCCATGGCCCCCGCCGTCGACGCGCTGCTGCGGCAATACCCGCCGGGCCAGACCCATTCGGAGTTCGGCGAGGCGTTCCGGATGCTGCTGAACGACCGGCTCGACTACCTCGTCGAGTTCTCCAGCATCGCGGCCTACAACGCCCGCCAGCTCGGCCGGCCGGACGCCTTCCTGGGCCTGCCCTTCGCGGAGGGGCCGGAGCCGGTCTTCGCCCGGGTGATGTGCGCCGGTACGCCCTGGGGGCGCGAGGTGGTGGCGCGCATCGACGCGGTGCTGGCGGAGGAGCGGCCCGGCCCGGCCTATCGCGGCATCGTCGAGGCCTGGACGGCGCCGGAGGACCTGCCGCGGATCCGCGCCGTCTACGACGACTTCCTGGCGAGCGACTGA
- a CDS encoding TRAP transporter substrate-binding protein, which produces MTRRALFRAILAGSCWALLPSLGPAAAQRPEGAAIVWRMPTEYPASTMPGEGLATFARLVSERSGGRLAVEPSFDASAGLRSGAMIGAVAAGTVEAADAFTGPLAAVDPVFGLSSLPFLATSIAEAKALAEIARPAYARALAAKGQRLLYVTPWAPSGIWSRRALAGADDLKGLKIRTYDATSTAVLAAAGAQAVNLSQADAIPQVKAGAVDAMLSSGDGGVGRRLWEQLPHFTAVQYAMPVSIAVVSASAYDALPEAVRRAVDAAAAETEARQWAAIRTRLDENFSRMRQNGVVIADPPAPSITEALAKAGAAAVAAWERETGPEGARILAAYRGR; this is translated from the coding sequence ATGACGAGGCGCGCCCTGTTCCGCGCAATTCTGGCCGGCTCGTGCTGGGCCCTCCTGCCTTCGCTCGGGCCCGCGGCCGCGCAACGGCCGGAGGGCGCCGCGATCGTGTGGCGGATGCCGACCGAGTACCCCGCCAGCACCATGCCGGGCGAGGGGCTCGCCACCTTCGCGCGCCTCGTGTCCGAGCGCAGCGGCGGGCGCCTCGCGGTGGAGCCGAGCTTCGATGCCTCTGCTGGCCTGCGCTCCGGCGCGATGATCGGTGCGGTGGCCGCCGGTACGGTCGAGGCGGCGGATGCCTTCACCGGGCCGCTCGCGGCGGTCGATCCGGTCTTCGGCCTCTCCTCCCTGCCCTTCCTGGCGACCTCGATCGCGGAGGCGAAGGCCCTGGCGGAGATCGCCCGGCCGGCCTACGCGCGGGCGCTCGCCGCGAAAGGCCAGCGGCTGCTCTACGTCACGCCCTGGGCGCCGTCGGGGATCTGGTCGCGCCGCGCCCTCGCCGGCGCCGACGACCTGAAGGGGCTCAAGATCCGCACCTACGACGCCACCTCGACGGCGGTGCTCGCGGCGGCCGGCGCACAGGCCGTCAACCTGTCCCAGGCAGACGCGATCCCGCAGGTGAAGGCCGGCGCCGTCGACGCGATGCTCTCCTCCGGCGATGGCGGGGTCGGGCGCCGCCTGTGGGAGCAGCTGCCGCACTTCACGGCGGTGCAGTACGCGATGCCGGTCTCGATCGCCGTGGTCTCCGCCTCCGCCTACGACGCCCTGCCGGAGGCCGTGCGCCGGGCCGTCGACGCGGCCGCCGCCGAGACCGAGGCGCGCCAATGGGCGGCGATCCGCACCCGCCTCGACGAGAACTTTTCGCGCATGCGCCAGAACGGCGTCGTCATCGCCGATCCGCCCGCGCCCTCGATCACGGAGGCCCTCGCCAAGGCCGGCGCGGCGGCCGTGGCGGCCTGGGAGAGGGAGACCGGGCCGGAGGGGGCGCGGATCCTGGCGGCGTATCGCGGGCGCTGA
- a CDS encoding phosphogluconate dehydrogenase C-terminal domain-containing protein, whose product MTETIALFGAGGKMGVRLARNLVTSEFRIAPVEVGEAGRQRLKSELGLDCVEADVALDGAEVVVLAVPDTMIGRVSHALSPKLKPGTMVVILDAAAPFAGHLPERPDLTYFVTHPCHPPIFNDETTEAGRRDHFGGIAAKQSIVSALMQGPEEAYALGERVARTIWAPILRSHRVTVEQMALLEPGLSETVCATLLAVMREAMDETVRRGVPEVCARDFLLGHLNILAAVTFKEIDGVFSDACNKAIQFGKPRLMRDDWLGCLDEHEITESIRRIT is encoded by the coding sequence ATGACCGAGACAATCGCCCTGTTCGGGGCCGGGGGGAAGATGGGCGTGCGGCTCGCCCGCAACCTGGTGACATCCGAGTTCCGGATTGCCCCCGTCGAGGTCGGCGAGGCCGGGCGCCAGCGGCTCAAGAGCGAGCTCGGCCTCGACTGCGTCGAGGCGGACGTCGCCCTCGACGGAGCCGAGGTGGTGGTCCTGGCGGTACCCGACACGATGATCGGCCGGGTCTCGCACGCCCTGTCGCCGAAGCTGAAACCCGGCACGATGGTGGTGATCCTCGACGCCGCGGCGCCCTTCGCAGGCCACCTGCCCGAGCGGCCGGACCTGACCTACTTCGTCACCCATCCCTGCCACCCGCCGATCTTCAACGACGAGACGACGGAGGCGGGGCGGCGCGACCATTTCGGCGGCATCGCCGCGAAGCAGTCGATCGTCAGCGCCCTGATGCAGGGGCCGGAGGAGGCCTACGCGCTGGGCGAGCGCGTCGCCAGGACGATCTGGGCGCCGATCCTCCGCTCGCACCGCGTCACCGTGGAGCAGATGGCGCTGCTCGAGCCCGGCCTGTCCGAGACGGTCTGCGCCACCTTGCTCGCGGTGATGCGCGAGGCGATGGACGAGACCGTACGGCGCGGCGTGCCGGAGGTCTGCGCCCGCGACTTCCTGCTCGGCCACCTCAACATCCTGGCGGCGGTGACCTTCAAGGAGATCGACGGGGTGTTCTCGGATGCCTGCAACAAGGCGATCCAGTTCGGCAAGCCGCGCCTGATGCGCGACGACTGGCTCGGCTGCCTCGACGAGCACGAGATCACCGAGAGCATCCGGCGCATCACCTGA